Proteins encoded by one window of Cylindrospermum stagnale PCC 7417:
- a CDS encoding 2TM domain-containing protein, with protein sequence MTYNSDEMQRILQIAFARKQQGEVSREQIIEIASELGVSAASLQAAEQEWLIQEVEAKKRQMFNAQRRRELKSHVVSFIGVNGFLILLNLFTSPSYFWAIFPLLAWGLGLFLHWMKAYKTTGESYEHDFQEWCKGLPKK encoded by the coding sequence ATGACTTACAATTCAGATGAAATGCAACGGATTCTTCAAATTGCTTTTGCTCGTAAGCAGCAGGGAGAGGTTTCACGGGAACAGATTATAGAGATAGCCTCAGAACTGGGTGTTTCGGCTGCATCGCTGCAAGCTGCTGAACAAGAATGGTTGATACAGGAAGTAGAAGCGAAAAAGCGGCAGATGTTTAACGCCCAGCGACGGAGGGAGTTAAAATCACACGTGGTTTCTTTTATTGGGGTAAATGGGTTTTTGATTTTGTTAAATCTGTTCACAAGTCCTTCGTATTTCTGGGCAATTTTTCCACTCTTGGCTTGGGGATTAGGTTTGTTCTTACATTGGATGAAGGCTTATAAGACTACAGGGGAATCATATGAACATGATTTTCAAGAATGGTGTAAGGGACTGCCAAAAAAATAA
- a CDS encoding NAD(P)H-quinone oxidoreductase subunit 4, protein MNAIQVPWLTTIILFPLVAALAVPLIPDKEGKTVRWYTLGVAFADFALMIYAFWHNYDFQNSALQFVENYPWVPQLGMHWAVGVDGLSMPLVLLTGLINTLAVFAAWKVTNKPRLFFGLMLVMYSAQLGVFLAQDLLLFFLMWEIELVPVYLLISIWGGQNRRYAATKFIIYTAAASIFILVAGFAMAFSGDTVTFNMKALGMKEYSKAFELLVYAGFLIAFGVKLPIFPLHTWLPDAHGEASAPGSMILAGVLLKMGGYALIRFNVEMLPNAHVTFAPVLAILGVVNIVYGACCAFAQTNLKRRLAYSSIAHMGFVLIGIASYTEIGISGAVLQMVSHGLIAASLFFLSGVTYERTHTLMMDKMGGMAKVMPRTFALFTIGSMASLALPGMSGFVGELMVFLGIASSDVYSSSFKIVVIFLSAVGVILTPIYLLSMLRQVFYGNQSEELHLDAAISDVKPRELFITACLLLPIIGIGFYPKLATQTYDVKTVELAAHARQVLSVVAHQEPTSLYSRVSTAPTLASSQVDSLVKISE, encoded by the coding sequence ATGAATGCTATTCAAGTTCCTTGGTTAACAACCATAATTCTTTTCCCCCTAGTGGCAGCCCTAGCCGTTCCCTTAATCCCCGATAAAGAGGGAAAAACTGTCCGCTGGTACACACTGGGAGTAGCTTTTGCAGACTTTGCACTCATGATTTATGCCTTTTGGCATAACTACGATTTCCAAAACTCAGCACTCCAATTTGTCGAAAACTACCCTTGGGTACCGCAGTTAGGAATGCATTGGGCTGTAGGGGTTGATGGTTTGTCGATGCCCCTAGTGCTACTAACAGGCTTAATCAACACACTCGCAGTATTCGCGGCTTGGAAAGTTACCAACAAGCCGCGATTATTTTTTGGGTTGATGCTGGTGATGTACAGCGCCCAGTTAGGCGTATTTCTCGCCCAAGATTTACTGTTGTTCTTCTTAATGTGGGAAATCGAATTAGTCCCGGTTTACCTGCTAATTTCCATCTGGGGAGGACAAAACCGCCGCTATGCAGCTACCAAATTCATTATTTACACCGCCGCTGCATCTATATTTATCTTGGTAGCTGGCTTTGCAATGGCATTCTCCGGCGATACTGTCACCTTCAACATGAAAGCCTTGGGAATGAAAGAATATTCCAAAGCCTTTGAACTGTTAGTTTATGCAGGATTCTTAATTGCCTTCGGCGTCAAACTGCCAATTTTCCCTCTACACACATGGTTACCTGACGCCCACGGTGAAGCATCTGCCCCCGGTTCCATGATTTTGGCAGGTGTATTGCTGAAAATGGGTGGTTATGCCCTCATCCGCTTCAACGTCGAAATGTTGCCCAACGCCCATGTCACTTTTGCCCCAGTCTTAGCAATTTTGGGTGTAGTGAATATAGTCTACGGTGCTTGCTGCGCCTTTGCCCAAACCAACCTCAAACGCCGCTTGGCTTACTCTTCAATTGCCCACATGGGGTTTGTGTTGATTGGGATTGCCTCCTACACAGAAATCGGCATCAGCGGCGCAGTCCTACAAATGGTTTCCCACGGTTTGATTGCTGCTAGCTTATTCTTCCTCTCTGGTGTCACCTACGAACGCACCCACACCTTGATGATGGATAAAATGGGCGGCATGGCTAAAGTAATGCCCAGAACCTTCGCCCTCTTTACAATTGGTTCAATGGCTTCTCTCGCCTTACCAGGCATGAGTGGCTTTGTCGGAGAGTTGATGGTATTCCTCGGAATCGCCAGCAGTGATGTTTACAGTTCCAGCTTCAAAATTGTAGTTATCTTCCTGTCAGCAGTTGGCGTAATTCTCACACCGATTTATCTCCTCTCGATGTTGCGTCAAGTCTTCTACGGTAACCAAAGCGAAGAGTTACATTTAGATGCAGCCATCTCTGATGTTAAGCCCCGCGAATTGTTTATCACCGCTTGTTTGTTGCTTCCCATCATCGGTATTGGCTTCTATCCCAAATTAGCAACGCAGACTTATGATGTAAAAACAGTAGAACTAGCAGCCCATGCCCGTCAAGTTCTCTCAGTTGTTGCTCACCAAGAACCAACAAGCCTCTACTCCCGTGTTTCTACAGCACCAACCTTAGCTTCTTCCCAGGTTGATAGTTTAGTTAAAATTTCAGAGTAA